CTTCAACTAGTGTCTTCATATGTATGATGCTATGTGGGGTGGTGACCAGACCCCTCCTGCCTCTCCCATGGCTTACAGCTTCTACCTGGCCCCCAGGGCTACCCAGTATTTTATCGTCTAGACCCATGGCAGGGCCACTGGGCAGGACAGGGGAACACGGGGGAGGACAAAGaatactctgttttgttttttaaagaaaaatacagtttatttcaAGCTTACAGAAACTTTCAGAGCGCAGCTGTGCTCCATTTGTCCATCTGTTTGTTTGTCCAAAGTAACAGGTTGTTGGGGTAGGCCCAGAAACTGCTCCCTTGTTGAGCTCCGAAGCTCAGCTCCCAGAACGATGCTTCCAAAACTACTCACAGGTCAAGCCACAAATTAAACAATAAGGTATTATTTATTGAGGTGACTTCAATGGGATGAGGTGTTTGGAAAGAGGTTggaggagacagaaaacaaagccCAGGTCCCCTGAACTCACTGCCTAGACAAGGTCTTAGACATCCTGAAGGAACCTAGGGCCAGACCCTGGGCTGCAGGAAGGAAATATCCCTGGGAGGTTCAGGAGCACAGAGCTGTTCtgtgtgggggttgggggagagcaGGTACCACAGCTACTTTCATATCTTCAACTGATCTCTCTTCTATTTGCAAGCTCATCTCACCACTCCTTACCCAGCAGGAATATTGGTTCTCCTGCTGGCTCTCCCCCTTCACACATTCACCTGCCTACTATCAACCAGCATTTAGCTTCTCCTCCAGTCATTCCCACACCCACTCATCCCTCCCTCTTCACACTGGTTGCACCCAAGAGGCACTTTGCTAGGAAATCAGGCCTCATCACTCAGACCACCCCAAGTCCAAGGACCCTTGGGCTCTTCTTCCCCTGGAAGGAGCTGGACAAGGGAATGGGGAGAGGGTGGATATGGGATAACCAGTCCACAGGTCTGCAACCCTCCAACAAAAACCCTACAAACAAATCCCAAACAACTAACATACAAGGACCCAGACCATTTCCAGCCCCATTCACTTCTTTCTCCGGACAATGGTCCAGCCATCCTCCACTATATCCTCTTCCTTAATAGTCTGGGAGTCTGGACCAGAGGGTTCAGGCTGGGGGCAGACCCCATCTGTAGCTGCCCCATCATTCGTAGCTGCAACCTAGGGGAGAAATACAAGAGAGAGCTAAATAAACCCCCAGCTATGGCCAATGGAGACCCAGGCTCTCCTAGCTTTGCCAGGACTGGCCATGAGACCTTGGGAAAATTTCCTGCCCTTTATGGATAATACAACCACCACCCCCCATCACTTCCCTGCGAAATTAGCTGATCTCCCATAAGACTGAAAATATCTACATCTCCACACCCAAGAGTTGCACCCCTTTCACCTCCATCTCCTCCACGCTGTTTGCATCATCATCCTCATCGGTCTCTCCAGCTGTCGGCAGTGCAGTGGCTCTGACCTTGCACTTTCTTTGGGTGATGAGAGAGGCCATCTCCTTCAGAGCAGCCCTATCACCCTTCTGGAAGTGGTGGAACATGGTCTGCAGCTGCTGGCTCACCTACCAAGAAAACATTCAACCAACTTCGATTTTCTAGAGAACCTACAATACAACCAGCTCGTGTTTGCAACAAGAGTGGGGAGGggtctggaattttccagaagaGAATGGGGATCTTTCCTCCCCAAGGAGTTCACTACTGAAGCAACCACATATGAAGGGCTCATTAAGGGCCTGAAGTGTTGAAGGAGGCCCTCCTACCACAGAAGGCACTAGAACTGGGTTTGAAAGACAGAAGACGTAAAAAGGGAAAGCAATCCTAGCAGGAGTAGTGATTTAACCAGAACATTTGGAAATGTACCTGCATGGTGTGCCCCTGAGATGGAGGTGACAAACAGACCTGACTGAGAATGATACATGGAGAGAAATAACACAAGCAGGATTTGAAAGGCCTGGGAAGACTAAATTTTCCTTTAGGCAACGGGGGTCATAGCAAGTTCTTGCACAGGACTCAAGAAAAGAATGGTTACAGCCAAAAGTGTTCATCTAAAACAGACAGCTAGGGAGAAGAAAGGCTGCAGGCAGGAAGATGGTAGTTGTATCCATGACATGCTCACCTGGGGCAGACTCCCATCCTCCACAACTGTATCAAACTCGTTCATCATTAGCTCCCCGAGGAAGTCCTCCACCTCATCTAGCTCCAAGTCAGCTGAGTATGAAAGGATAAAGTCCTCTGGTCAAAGACCAGCCAACTTCATCACCCTTGCCCACTACTCTTAAGTACCTACTTGGTGGATCCACATTTGATTGGTGGATTAAGATTGAATGAGCTTTTTATTTGCTAAAGTGTTCTACATTCCAGGttttaacatgatttttaaaaagaaaaaaaaacaaacattaaatacCTAATTTCCAACCTGCACTCTACCAAGTCCTCTATTCCTGGAGCATTCCATCCACACTCACCCTCTTTTCAGCTGGCCTATTTTAACCAGCCTCCTCCCCACATGACCTTGAGCATGTGAGTTACTCATCTCCAAGactgttttctcttctgcaaagTGAGGTTAATGGTAACCTCCTTGAAGGTCTGTTATGAGAAGTCACCCAAACAATGCCTAGCACAGGCATTGTTTGTTTGGAACAATGGAAATCCATGTTCATTTCCATTACTCAAGGGCTGAAGTTTTTGAAATGTAAAGACTTCACAACTGTGGTTCCACTGACACAGGAGGCCACACACCAATGGGATAGGTAAGAAGAAACAGATGTTCAGTACTTGCCATGATGAAATCATCACAGCCTTGACCTCAATGTCCTATTGTATGACTTTAGCTGAGACTTCCTCTCTCAGCTTCAGTTACCTTAGGGGCCCATGCTCTGCTTTTTctgaattagaaaagaagaaagtcttCCACAAAGCTCCTTGCTCTCTCTTCCCTCTGGGAGAGCTCATTCACCCTCTTCGCTTTCCCTACCATTCAAATACCCCCCAAATCAGTCTCCAACCCAGGCTACACTCCACCTGTTCCACAGGTGCTTCAGACCCTCCATATCCAAAGCCAGATTCATCATCTTACCCTCCAAACCTAATTTTCATTCTCCAGTGTTCTTCTAGTCCATGAAAGGCACCTAAGCCACCCAGTGACTAGAAACTAGAAACCTGCCCCATTTTCCCTCCCCCTCTACAGTCAAACAATTTCCTTAGAGCCATCCCTTCTTTCCCATAACTAATGCCCTAATTCAGGCCTCGTCGTTCTCTAGACAAACACAGCCCTCTCCTTAGTCTTTCCCTCTAAAGTCCATGCTCCATACTGACTACTTTCTGAACTTTCTAGCCAGAAAACCCCATCCTATTAGATCCTGCTCATGAATTTTTAATCACCTAACTGCAGTGTTTCATattctgcttttgaaaaataactgGCCTCCTGGATTTTAAGGGAagttattcaaaaaaaaaactaaagggaAACAAAGGTAAACAGGTTTCTTTTCGGTGGTTCTTGTCCTTATCCAAGCCTTTAATATGTTAATGATTACTGTGACTCTTAAGTAAGAGCTGAAGAAAAGAGCTTTCCTTATATAATTTGACTGGAGAAGCTTTTTCTTCACAGAACATCTAATAGAACTAGTCTTCCAAACCATGCATTCTGGCAAACGCTGGCCTAAAGGACAAAAATCAAAGGCACATAAGTCCTTCCATGTCTCACTCTTTTTCCAGGGGCTTCCCCATCTCCCATCTTCATTTTCCACCATTCCTCCCTTCCACATacccacaagcacacacacacatccctattCTAACACTGAGCTCCCTGCCACTATCCAAATATAACACATAATCTCCTCATACCACAGGACTTATTTCTGAGTGttgctctctctgcctcccctcctTGTTAACTCCTTCTCATCCCTTAAGATTCAGCCCAATCCCCACCACTCCCTAAAGATCTCCGAAAGACGGCTTCTCCCCCAGCTCACATTACCCAAGCATCCTGAGCTCCTCATTATTAGAACACCTATCACCCTGTCTGCAAATGCCTATTTACTTATCTGGATCTCTCACTAGATGGTAAATTTCCTTGAGAGAAAGGACTCTGCCTAATGTCACCTCCAAGACTAAAAAACTAAATGAAGAATACTGTAAAAAACCTTATTTCGTAAAAGACTCCCTGTAGGACCCTTTGTTCTTATACGACCCTCAAGACGCATCAAAGATGTAGATCTCTGCTGTCCAAATAGTCAAATGTGGTtactgagcacttaaaatgtggctaGGCAAAAAAACAATGAGACGTGCTAAAACTGCAAAATACCCACcagattttgaaaatttaatactAAAAAAGGATGTAAAACATCTCATTAACAGCGTTTTATACTGACTACATGTTGAAATATTTTGGATCTATTGAGGTGAGCAGTTCATTTCATCtgcttctttttactttattaatgtGGCggctgaaaaattttaaattacatgatGCGACTAATATATAGGATCACGCTGGTGGATACTTTTACATccattttacaaattaggaaacTGAGTATCGAGGCAGGGCGACAATAGTTGTCCAGCATGATACCCTGAGTCAATGGCACGGCCAACGAGGCATTCGAACTCAGGATTCTGACTTCAAAGCCTGCGTTCATTCCACCTCGCCCTCAGGTACCAACCGACAATTGCTCAAGAAGTGTGGATTCACTAGAATCGGCAGCCGCCTCCTCCTCACGCCCCCACAGAAACAAGTCCCAGAGCCTTACATTCACTCACCATTGCGGAAGAAATACTCCTCCACTGCACCCCCGAGCCACTCAGCCTTCTCTTGGCTATACACACCTCCGAAGCCGTTCTCCACAGCGATCTGCGAATACAGACCCAAGCCCATCACGTCAGTCTGGGAGCCCGCCTGCAGTGGCGCAGAATTCCGCTGTTTATGCCGCCCAACCAAGCCCCAGGCGGCTCGCTAAACCAACTCCTGTTCTCTCCCGGTCGCTAACCTTTATCCCAGCCGCGACTCCGCTCACCTGCAAGGCGGGCCAGGCCTCCAGCGCCGCACGGACTGCCGCCCCGAAGAGCGCTCGCGAATCTTCAGCAGCGTCCGCCATCATCCGGCCGCGGACCACGTGACGCCCAGGCGGGCCAATACCTGCGCAGTACCGCCCAGACAGAAGGAGTCGAAAGCCGAGCCTGAGAATGCAGATTCGCCTTTCCGCTGACCTGGTAGCAAGACAAGAGCAATAGAAAAGTCTGTCGAGGAATCGATGACACCAACACTGTTGCTCACCTATAATTAAATCTAAGGAAACCAGGAGTGGAGGACCCCTAGGTCCATGAATTCGGGACACAGGGTACTGCGTAGAGAAGATGTGGGGAACTTACTAAGGATGCAGATTtcaggcccttggacagcaaccTCAGATAGCAATGCCTACAAATCTGCATTTAATAATGTATCCAGAACACTCCACCCAAcggcagcagaatacacatttttctgaAGTGCAAGTGGAACGTGTTCCAGGACAGACCATATGTTATGTCCTAAAGCAGCCCTCAATAAGTTTAAAAGGATTAAAACCATATAAAGATGGTTTTTCAACCACAGTGGGGTGAAATTAGAATTCAATAACAGAAAGGCGTTTGTGgaattcacaaatatgtgtattttaacacacttctaaataacaaatgagtaaaagaaaaaaaaaatcacaacggAAAACGAGACATCTTGAAATAACTTGAAACTAAGGCACAGCACACCAAAATTCATGAGGTGCAGCTAAAGCAATGCTTAAATGGAATCTTATAGATATAAACAtccctattaaaaaagaaaaatcttaaatgaaTAACCTGATACGCCACCttcagaaactagaaaaagaatagagtaatcccaaagcaagcagaaggaaggaagaaaataaaattggagaggaaataaatgtaacagaaagtagaaaaacaatagagaaaatcaataaaaccaaaagtagTGTTTTTAagaaagatcaacaaaattgacaaaattttAGCTAGATAgactaagtgaaaaaagagaagattcAAATTACTGAAATCAGGAATGAAAAGTGACATCACTCCCAACTAGTCAAAAAAAGCCCATATATTATATGGTATCATTTATCTGAAATGTACAGAATAAGccaatctatagagacagaaaatagattaattGTTGCCTAGGAATagggcacagagaaggcaatggcaccctactccagtactctagcctggaaaatcccatggatggaggagcctggtgggctgcagtccacggggtcgctaggagtcggacacgactgagtgacttcactttcacttttcactttgatgcattggagaaggaaatggcaacccactccagtgttcttgcctggagaatcccagggacggaggagcctggtgggctgctatctatggggttgcacagagtcggacacgactgaagtgactaggcagcagcagcagcaggaataggggaagggaggaaatggGGCCTGATTGCTAAGGAGTATAGGGTTTCttttagtgaaaatgaaaatgttttgaaattagatGTGGTGACACCTGCTGTTAGGGCCTGAGTTTTGTCCTCCCTGCACCCCTCTCCCATTCATATATTCAAGCCCTACCCCCAAGAATGTGACTGTATCTGGAGGCAGAGTCTTTAAAGAGAtgattaaggtaaaatgaggccATACAGTGAACCCTAGTCCAACATGATTGGTGACCTTAGAAGAAGAGAAGATTATGGCCCAGCAGTTAGGATTCcaagcttccactgtaggggacacAGGGGGTTTTGATCcgtggtcggggaactaagaccccacaagaagtgtcagttcagttcagctcagttcagtcgctcagtcgtgtccgactctttgtgaccccatgaattgcagcacgccaggccttcctgtccatcaccaactcccggagtccactcaaactcacgtctatcaagtcagtgatgccatccaaccatctcatcctctgtcatccccttttcctctggcccccaatccctcccagcatcagtcttttccaatgagtcaactcgtcgcatgagatggccaaaatactggagtttcagctttagcatcagtccttccaaagaaatcccagggctgatctcctttagaatggactggttggatctccttgcagtccaagggactctcaagagtcttctccaacaccacagttcaaaagcatcaattcttcggcgctcagctttcttcacagtccaactctcacatccatacacgaccacaggaaaaaccatagccttgactagacggacctttgttggcaaagtaatggctctgcttttgaatatgctacctaggttggtcataacttttcttccaaggagtaagcgtcttttaatttcatggctgcagtcaccattggcagtgattttggagccccccaaaataaagtctgacactgtttccactgtttccccatctatttcccatgaaatgatgggaccagatgccatgatcttcgttttctgaatgttgagctttaagccaaccttttcactctcctctttcactttcatcaagaggctttttagttcctcttcactttctgccatacgggtggtgtcatctgcatatctgaggttattgatatttctcctggcaatcttgattccagcttgtgcttcttccaacccagcatttctttCATGTACTCTGCAAGAAGtgtggtgaggccaaaaaaagaaaagaggcgaTTCAGAGACAGACACCAGATGCATGCACAGAGAGATGACCATGTGAACAcacatctgcaagccaaggaaaatGGCCCCATAAGAAAGCAAACCTagcaacaccttgatcttgaacctCTAGCTTCtagaactttgagaaaataaagttttgttgttaAAACCACCAGTCTGGAGTATTTtcttatggcagccctagcaaacaaatatagttgcacaactctgaaaatatactaaaaaccatttaattgtactttttaaatggatgaagtttatagtatataatatttcaataaaattgtttttataaaagaGTTATAGGTGATCCCCTCTCACAGCAAAGGATGCAAACTCTGGGCTAGACTAGGTTAACAAACAGTACTGATGCTTCTGTGTCTGGTCCTATGCTGAGTGCTGCTGGGTCACAGGGTTTGGTCAGATTCTCAAGGAGCTTACAGCCTGGCATGCAAGATTGTCAGGACCATAGACTATGATCAGTGCTCATGGTGAATGCAGATTTTGAAAGGCCTGAGGTTGACAGAATTTTGAAAGCTGTCTTTAAGAAAAATAGTACAAATTTAGAGTGAAAGTGATTTAGATTtatcaaacaaattttaaaatttacaaattccaatttaaaaaatggagaagtGCCACAAAACATCctcaaaactagaaaaataaaatatttttattaatttcctaaCTCATCTCTCTActaatgtttccttttttctttttgggtgCACTTTGATATCCTTCTGTAAGCAAAGAAcaattattttataacattttcaagagagaataaaaagaattcaATTGAATTAAATTCCATTCAACTGatcaaaatattttgttattggtAGTTTAGGAAAATTTCTACTTCACAGCTCATTATTAGTAATACAAAATTTGAGACTGTTGTTAAATTTGGGAAAACttctatatagttttttttttacatgtgagGTGTAAAATTCCATGATATTTTGATTGTTGTTGTACAGTGACAAGTCTTAAGTACTTCTCAAATTTACAATGCTCAACCACCAAAGACTTGAATGTGGTCTTTGCAAGTGTGAGGAGATGAGGCTTAAATTTTACTGAaagtctgaaagtgaagtcgctcagtagtgtccgactctttgcaaccccatggacggtagcctaccaggctctgcaatccatgggattttccaggcaagaatactggagtgagctgccatttccttctccaggggatcttcccaacccagggatcgaacccaggtctcctgcgttgcagacagacgctttaccatctaagccactagggaagctaaATTTTACTAGTTCTATGATAAGTCCATCTCTGTGCAGTGCTAGAGGAGAAAGGAGCACGGGGGCCTATGTGAGTCCGGCAGAGGGGGTTCCTGATCCAGCTTTGGGGATTATGGTAAGCCTATGAGAGATAATACCTCAAAGTTTGAGTGGAATTTTGCCAGGTGATAAAGTTTGTATAGATGAGGATAGGAGTGTGTTTCTAAAAGAAACAGCCTTTAATGCTGAGAAAACTAtaccaaaaaacagaagcagaaaataatgtGGTGTATGATGATAATCATGAGCACTCCCAGACTGATCATCTCAGGAGGCGTCAACTCCTACGGGGCTCTAGAGACTCATTCCTGCAGACTCACCAACTTAAATTGAGTTCAAAGAGGCCCAAACAGAAAAACTGAGATTAAGCACTTCCCAGTGACTTCCCACTTTCGAGTGACTTCCCAAAGCCTCAAACGTACATAGAGAGAGTAGGTAAGATTCTAGTCACCAGTTGCAGTGTATGTGTCTTGGGTTTTCCCACATCACCAAGCAATTCTTCAACatcagctgggtgtcctacaattcaactcaattctgatactgaagaggaaaagttaaaattttacataaccttcTGCtcattctgcctctgtaactcagcttgctccttgcaaagtctggatcacttAAGTCACaaagtctcagaaagtggggacttacagtactaggaactggagcttatctcactcaccctggtcctgctctttgcaattgcccagcccctgccaacctgcttaatcatgcctgtccgtgtaaaggtcaggcatccccctccccatcttgactgctgttcctATTTGTGTGAAActccttagtttaaaccagcctattaccagctagtgttgcccactatagTAGGTCTataaaactctgtaacccctttgtttggggctcagagcttagagtgttaactcctctgggcccattGGCATAacaaacctgagttctccaactctccaaatgtggtgcttggtttcttgattactggtttctgcaacaataCTATCtacctggaaagaaagaaagtgaaaatacctcagttgtgtccgattctttgtgatcccatggactttagctagccaggctcctctgtgcatgggatttcccaggcaaaaatactagagtgggtagccattcccttctcccgggtatcttcctgactcaggggtcaaacccagcaggcagattctttactgtctgagccaccagggaagcctggagataGTGCTAGATCATagaagatcccacaggttaagggctcagtcacCAGACTGCCTCTCTCTGCACTCTCTCCACCGACCACCCCCCCACCACGCACTACAGACATTGATCCCCAAGTTCAAggttgtcacctgtgcttctgacccacAGGCCCAGGCCCACAGATCAGAGTCCCAGTG
This genomic interval from Bos indicus x Bos taurus breed Angus x Brahman F1 hybrid chromosome X, Bos_hybrid_MaternalHap_v2.0, whole genome shotgun sequence contains the following:
- the TSR2 gene encoding pre-rRNA-processing protein TSR2 homolog, which codes for MMADAAEDSRALFGAAVRAALEAWPALQIAVENGFGGVYSQEKAEWLGGAVEEYFFRNADLELDEVEDFLGELMMNEFDTVVEDGSLPQVSQQLQTMFHHFQKGDRAALKEMASLITQRKCKVRATALPTAGETDEDDDANSVEEMEVAATNDGAATDGVCPQPEPSGPDSQTIKEEDIVEDGWTIVRRKK